In Bacillus sp. SM2101, a single window of DNA contains:
- a CDS encoding GNAT family N-acetyltransferase encodes MELYADGGTFHLKSAKEKDFQVVLQLLIQAATWLQTKGTTQWDYYLTHLEENTQEILDSILKGNTYILMKENKAIATISLEDQPTEWDTDIWGQARNNNDIVYLHRIVVDREYAGKQIGEKLIEWAVQLVKGQGKQYIRFDCLRSNKGLNTYYQRKYELKGIANIYGEHCKYEIVV; translated from the coding sequence ATGGAGCTTTATGCGGATGGCGGAACATTTCATTTAAAGAGTGCAAAAGAAAAAGATTTTCAAGTCGTTTTACAACTATTAATTCAAGCAGCTACATGGTTACAAACAAAAGGTACAACGCAATGGGATTATTATCTTACTCATTTAGAGGAAAATACACAAGAGATATTAGATTCTATTTTAAAAGGGAATACTTATATTTTAATGAAAGAAAATAAAGCAATTGCTACGATTTCATTGGAGGATCAACCAACTGAATGGGATACTGATATTTGGGGACAAGCGCGAAACAACAATGATATTGTTTATTTGCATCGAATAGTCGTTGACAGAGAATATGCTGGTAAACAAATAGGTGAAAAATTAATCGAATGGGCAGTACAATTAGTAAAAGGTCAAGGAAAACAATACATCCGTTTTGATTGTCTTCGAAGTAATAAAGGATTAAATACTTATTATCAAAGAAAATATGAATTAAAAGGCATTGCGAATATTTATGGTGAGCATTGTAAATATGAAATAGTGGTGTGA
- a CDS encoding ABC transporter ATP-binding protein → MYILEANKINKSFGNKFHRQEVLKGIDLNIEEGEFVSIMGPSGSGKTTLLNVLSSIDKVSNGTITIEQNELTKMKDKQLANFRKKHLGFIFQEYNLLDTLTVKENILLPLSITKVSKKEAKQKFHDVATELGILDVKDKYPNEISGGQKQRTSAARAFIHEPSIIFADEPTGALDSKSASDLLHKLSDLNIKRKATIVMVTHDPVAAGYSNRVIFIKDGLVYTQLNRGEQNRQLFFKDIMKTQGVLGGVQYEH, encoded by the coding sequence ATGTATATTTTAGAAGCTAATAAAATTAACAAAAGCTTTGGTAATAAGTTTCATAGACAAGAAGTTTTAAAAGGAATTGATCTAAACATTGAAGAGGGCGAGTTTGTTAGTATTATGGGACCGTCTGGTTCAGGGAAAACAACATTACTTAATGTGCTATCTTCAATTGATAAGGTAAGTAACGGAACAATCACCATTGAGCAAAATGAACTTACAAAAATGAAGGATAAACAACTTGCTAATTTCAGAAAAAAGCATTTAGGTTTTATCTTTCAAGAATATAATTTGTTAGACACACTAACAGTCAAAGAAAATATACTATTACCGCTATCTATTACAAAAGTATCGAAGAAAGAAGCTAAACAAAAATTTCATGATGTAGCAACCGAACTAGGTATTCTAGACGTAAAAGATAAGTATCCTAATGAAATTTCGGGTGGACAAAAGCAGCGGACTTCAGCAGCTAGAGCATTTATCCATGAGCCTAGCATTATTTTTGCTGATGAACCCACAGGTGCGCTCGATTCAAAATCTGCATCAGATTTATTACACAAGTTAAGCGATTTAAACATAAAACGAAAAGCAACAATCGTAATGGTCACTCACGATCCAGTTGCAGCGGGGTATAGTAATAGAGTCATTTTCATCAAGGATGGGTTAGTATATACACAATTAAATAGAGGTGAACAAAATAGACAGCTCTTTTTTAAAGACATAATGAAAACACAGGGTGTTCTAGGTGGTGTACAATATGAGCATTAA